Proteins from a single region of Theobroma cacao cultivar B97-61/B2 chromosome 10, Criollo_cocoa_genome_V2, whole genome shotgun sequence:
- the LOC18586745 gene encoding nifU-like protein 4, mitochondrial encodes MRGVGRLVRRSLDHCRTCGGSLFPSHLVSRRLLFSSSRTSSWLVIGSRSSILSSNSETLPSSSLLPRKGTLFTGQRRNMFIQTQSTPNPSSLMFYPGKAVMEVGSADFPNARSAMNSPLAKALYGIDGIARVFFGSDFVTVTKSDDASWDLLKPEIFAAIMDFYSSGQPLFLDSKTAAAMDTAIHEDDSETVAMIKELLETRIRPAVQDDGGDIEYRGFDLDTGIVKLKMQGACSGCPSSSVTLKSGIENMLMHYVPEVKGVEQELDAEDEDTTLAGQME; translated from the exons ATGAGAGGAGTTGGAAGATTGGTTAGGCGATCTCTGGATCATTGCCGAACATGCGGAGGATCTCTCTTCCCTTCCCATTTAGTCTCTCGCCGCCTCTTATTCTCTTCTTCAAGAACGTCGTCGTGGCTGGTAATCGGAAGCCGAAGCTCCATCCTTTCCTCCAATTCTGAAACCTTGCCATCTTCTTCTTTGCTCCCTCGCAAAGGGACCCTTTTTACAG GGCAAAGGAGAAACATGTTCATCCAAACTCAATCAACACCGAATCCTTCGTCTCTGATGTTTTATCCAGGGAAAGCTGTTATGGAAGTTGGCAGTGCAGATTTCCCAAATGCTCGCTCCGCCATGAATTCGCCATTGGCCAAGGCCTTGTATGGAATCGATG GTATTGCTCGAGTTTTCTTCGGATCTGATTTTGTCACTGTAACAAAGTCAGATGATGCTTCTTGGGATCTCCTCAAGCCTGAAATTTTTGCTGCAATTATGGACTTTTATTCCTCTGGACAGCCATTGTTTCTAGACTCAAAAACTGCAGCAGCCATGGACACCGCTATTCATGAG GATGACTCAGAAACAGTTGCAATGATCAAAGAACTTCTGGAGACTCGAATTCGACCAGCGGTGCAAGATGATGGTGGTGATATTGAGTATCGGGGATTTGATCT AGACACAGGAATagtcaaattgaaaatgcAGGGAGCATGCAGTGGCTGCCCAAGCTCATCTGTCACTTTGAAATCCGGCATTGAAAATATGCTTATGCATTATGTACCAGAG GTCAAAGGTGTGGAGCAAGAATTAGATGCTGAGGATGAGGATACTACATTAGCTGGTCAGATGGAGTAG
- the LOC18586746 gene encoding hippocampus abundant transcript-like protein 1 yields MGVRMSWNCGGFTELRPLLHLLLPLCVHWIAEEMTVSVLVDVVTAALCPSQSTCSEAIYISGIQQTVVGVLKMLVLPLLGQLADEYGRKPLLLLTVSTTIVPFALLAWNQSREFVYIYYVLRTISYIISQGSIFCIAVAYAADVVSVRNRAAVFSLITGLFSASHVLGNVLARFLPEKYIFLVSIVLLIFCPVYMQFFLVETVEIDTTREQYSGCLTKSMKVLNKRYKSMKDAAGIVISSPTLRGISFVSFFYELGTSGITSILLYYLKAAFGFDKDQFSEILMMVGIGSIASQILVLPLINPLVGEKVILCIALLASIAYALFNGLAWAPWVPYLGASFGVIYVLVKPSTYAIISKASSVTDQGTVQGFIAGVQAMASLLSPLAMSPLTSWFLSSNAPFNCKGFSIIVASICLVISLCFACLLQPGENSIQETEEDMEASLLSNS; encoded by the exons ATGGGAGTGAGAATGAGTTGGAACTGTGGTGGGTTTACGGAGCTGAGGCCTTTGCTGCACTTGTTGCTGCCACTTTGTGTTCATTGGATTGCTGAGGAGATGACTGTTTCTGTTCTTGTTGATGTTGTCACTGCTGCTTTATGTCCTTCCCAATCTACTTGCTCTGAAGCTATTTACATCAGCGGCATTCAACAAACG GTCGTTGGAGTTTTAAAAATGCTGGTTCTTCCACTTCTGGGTCAGCTTGCAGATGAGTATGGGCGCAAACCATTGCTCCTTTTGACAGTCTCCACAACCATAGTTCCTTTTG CTTTACTTGCCTGGAATCAGTCCAGAGAATTTGTGTACATCTATTATGTGCTTCGtacaatttcatatattataagtCAGGGAAGCATTTTCTGCATTGCTGTTGCTTATGCG GCAGATGTTGTCAGTGTCAGGAACAGGGCTGCagtatttagtttgattaccGGCCTGTTTTCTGCCTCCCATGTCTTAGGAAATGTTCTGGCACGTTTTCTTCCTGAGAAGTACATTTTTCTG GTTTCAATAGttctcttgattttttgtCCAGTGTATATGCAATTCTTCCTGGTTGAGACAGTTGAAATAGATACCACAAGGGAACAATATTCAGGCTGCTTAACTAAGTCAATGAAGGTTCTCAACAAAAGATATAAATCAATGAAAGATGCTGCAGGAATAGTTATTAGCAG CCCAACACTTCGAGGCATTTCATTCGTTTCCTTCTTCTATGAGTTGGGAACGTCTGGCATTACTTCCATCTTACTG TACTATCTGAAAGCAGCTTTCGGTTTTGACAAGGACCAGTTTTCAGAAATTCTGATGATGGTAGGAATAGGTTCAATTGCTTCTCAG ATTTTGGTGCTTCCTCTAATCAATCCCTTGGTTGGAGAGAAGGTGATACTATGCATTGCCTTACTCGCATCAATAGCTTAC GCACTATTCAATGGCTTGGCTTGGGCACCCTGG GTTCCATACTTGGGTGCCTCATTTGGAGTCATTTATGTGCTTGTGAAACCTTCA ACTTATGCTATCATCTCCAAGGCATCAAGCGTAACTGATCAG GGAACAGTGCAGGGATTTATTGCAGGTGTTCAAGCTATGGCAAGTTTGTTATCACCACTTGCAATGAGTCCATTGACTT CATGGTTCCTATCTAGCAATGCCCCTTTCAACTGCAAAGGTTTTAGTATCATAGTTGCATCCATATGCTTG GTGATATCCTTGTGTTTTGCTTGTCTCCTCCAACCAGGAGAAAACTCAATCCAGGAGACAGAGGAAGACATGGAAGCATCACTT